A single genomic interval of Amycolatopsis albispora harbors:
- a CDS encoding winged helix-turn-helix transcriptional regulator: MAGGSQVVPVDPERRYEVFHTDCAARDVVNHVTSRWGVWVLIALGRGELRFYELRESIQGISEKMLAQTLRALVGDGLVWREVEPTTPPQVTYGLTEFGREVGEPLEELLGRITRRLPEAPTRSP, from the coding sequence ATGGCAGGAGGCTCGCAGGTGGTCCCGGTCGACCCGGAGCGGCGGTATGAGGTGTTTCACACCGACTGCGCCGCCCGCGACGTGGTCAACCACGTGACCAGCCGATGGGGCGTCTGGGTGCTGATCGCCCTGGGGCGCGGCGAACTCCGCTTCTACGAACTGCGCGAGAGCATTCAGGGCATCAGCGAGAAGATGCTCGCCCAGACCCTGCGCGCGCTGGTCGGCGACGGCCTGGTCTGGCGCGAGGTCGAGCCGACCACGCCGCCCCAGGTCACCTACGGGCTGACCGAGTTCGGCCGCGAGGTCGGCGAACCGCTGGAGGAACTGCTCGGCCGGATCACCCGGCGGCTGCCGGAGGCGCCTACTCGATCCCCCTGA
- a CDS encoding 3-hydroxybutyrate dehydrogenase: MNEPTLRGRTALVTGGAAGIGRACVAALTAAGAKVHFADRHADQAAEVAAETGAIAHVTDLTAPGAVEALPDDVDILVNNAGVQHVAPIHEFPPERFAAMHELMVGVPFRLMRHCLPAMYRRGWGRLVAVSSVHGLRASAGKAAYVSAKHALEGLSKVAALEGAEHGVTSNCVNPGYVRTALVEGQVRAQAERHGIGEGEVLDEVFLRRTAIKRLIEPEEVAAVVTWLCGDAAGYLTGASVPLDGGWTAA, encoded by the coding sequence ATGAACGAGCCCACGCTGCGCGGCCGCACCGCGCTGGTCACCGGGGGCGCGGCGGGCATCGGCCGGGCCTGCGTGGCCGCGCTGACCGCGGCCGGGGCCAAGGTGCACTTCGCCGACCGCCACGCGGACCAGGCCGCCGAGGTGGCCGCCGAGACCGGCGCCATCGCGCACGTCACCGACCTCACCGCGCCCGGTGCGGTCGAGGCGCTGCCCGACGACGTCGACATCCTGGTCAACAACGCGGGAGTGCAGCACGTTGCGCCGATCCACGAGTTCCCGCCGGAGCGGTTCGCCGCGATGCACGAGCTCATGGTGGGCGTCCCGTTCCGGCTGATGCGCCACTGCCTGCCCGCGATGTACCGCCGAGGCTGGGGCCGCCTGGTCGCCGTCTCCAGCGTGCACGGTCTCCGGGCGAGCGCGGGCAAGGCCGCCTACGTGTCGGCCAAGCACGCGCTCGAAGGGCTGAGCAAGGTCGCCGCGCTCGAAGGCGCCGAGCACGGCGTGACCAGCAACTGCGTCAACCCGGGTTACGTGCGCACGGCACTGGTCGAGGGCCAGGTGCGCGCGCAGGCCGAGCGGCACGGCATCGGCGAGGGCGAGGTGCTCGACGAGGTGTTCCTCCGCCGTACCGCGATCAAGCGGCTGATCGAACCCGAGGAGGTCGCCGCGGTGGTGACCTGGCTGTGCGGTGACGCGGCCGGGTACCTCACCGGTGCCTCCGTTCCGCTCGACGGCGGCTGGACCGCCGCTTAA
- a CDS encoding CynX/NimT family MFS transporter, whose translation MSVESEVSIKQRALAGAIEPVRRSRNLAVAGGTLIALAVVLAALNLRPAITSVGPLLDEARISLGASGTWAGLLTTLPGLCFAVAGLAAPRLARKVGMGSAVALALGILGIGLIVRVLDGPLVVLGGTLVSSAGIALANVLVPVVVKDSFPARVGLMTGIYTAALNLGGASGSALSPTLDSLLDGWRPALAAWALLAFLALVVWKIAIRGGARTTEHTGTQSEPRRSLLRSPLAWIVTLFFGLQSFLAYVVMGWFPQVLMDAGLSRGDAGLVVGLMSLLAVPISLTVPALAARQRNQTWWIVALGVFSMAGLGGLILAPSAAPLLWAILTGIGMSVFSMAVMVIALRARAGDETARLSGMVQGLGYLLAAIGPFLFGFLHDVTAGWTVPLAMVFGVVVAQTVFGGLAGRDKLV comes from the coding sequence GTGTCCGTCGAATCCGAGGTCTCGATCAAGCAACGTGCCCTGGCCGGCGCGATCGAACCCGTCCGCCGGTCACGGAATCTCGCCGTCGCCGGTGGCACGCTGATCGCACTGGCCGTGGTGCTCGCCGCGTTGAACCTGCGGCCCGCGATCACCAGTGTGGGCCCGCTGCTCGACGAGGCCAGGATTTCCCTCGGCGCCTCCGGCACCTGGGCCGGACTGCTCACCACTTTGCCAGGGTTGTGCTTCGCTGTCGCCGGACTCGCCGCACCTCGTCTGGCGCGCAAGGTCGGCATGGGCAGCGCGGTCGCGCTGGCGCTCGGCATTCTCGGCATCGGGCTGATCGTGCGCGTGCTCGACGGACCGCTGGTGGTGCTCGGCGGCACGCTCGTCTCCAGCGCCGGGATCGCGCTGGCGAACGTGCTGGTCCCGGTGGTGGTCAAGGATTCGTTCCCGGCTCGGGTCGGCCTGATGACCGGGATCTACACGGCCGCGCTGAACCTCGGCGGGGCCTCCGGCTCCGCGCTTTCGCCCACGCTCGACTCGCTGCTCGACGGCTGGCGCCCGGCGCTGGCCGCGTGGGCCCTGCTCGCCTTCCTCGCGCTGGTGGTCTGGAAGATCGCCATCCGCGGTGGCGCGCGGACGACCGAGCACACCGGGACGCAGAGCGAACCGCGGCGATCGCTGCTGCGCAGCCCGCTCGCCTGGATCGTCACGCTGTTCTTCGGGCTGCAGTCGTTCCTGGCCTACGTGGTGATGGGCTGGTTCCCGCAGGTGCTGATGGACGCCGGGCTGAGCCGCGGTGACGCCGGGCTGGTGGTCGGGCTGATGTCGCTGCTCGCGGTGCCGATCAGCCTGACCGTGCCCGCACTCGCCGCGCGGCAGCGCAACCAGACCTGGTGGATCGTCGCGCTCGGCGTGTTCTCCATGGCCGGGCTCGGCGGGCTGATCCTGGCGCCGTCGGCGGCTCCGCTGCTGTGGGCGATCCTCACCGGCATCGGGATGAGCGTGTTCTCCATGGCGGTGATGGTGATCGCGCTGCGGGCCCGCGCCGGTGACGAGACCGCGCGGCTGTCCGGCATGGTGCAGGGCCTCGGTTACCTGCTCGCCGCGATCGGCCCGTTCCTGTTCGGCTTCCTGCACGACGTGACCGCGGGCTGGACGGTGCCGCTCGCGATGGTGTTCGGTGTGGTGGTGGCCCAGACCGTGTTCGGCGGCCTGGCCGGTCGCGACAAGCTCGTCTGA
- a CDS encoding mycothione reductase, with product MPHYDLVIIGTGSGNSVLDPRFAGWKTAIVEKGTFGGTCLNVGCIPTKMFVYPADLAAAVPAGAKLGVDLELAGVRWREIRDRIFGRIDPIAAGGRQYRIEHEDNRNVTVYEGEGRFTGMKQLEVSLPGGRTETLTADRFVLAAGGRPLIPDIPGLADSGYHTSDTVMRIDELPERLVILGSGFIAAEFAHVFSSFGVDVTVIARSGALLRAEDEAVSKRFTELAVEKYDVRLNRRTTKVRRTETGVSLDLEGPDGTETIEAGLLLVATGRRPNSDVLNVAATGVSTKDSGHVEVDEYQRTAVDGIYALGDISSAYELKHVANHEQRVVQHNLLHPDSPVAADHRFVPHAVFSAPQIASVGLTEAQAKAKGVNYVTYTQDYAGIAYGWAMEDTTGFAKLLADPATGQLLGAHIIGPQAGSLIQPVIQAMSFGLDARQMARGQYWIHPAMPELIENALLNLPLD from the coding sequence GTGCCCCACTACGACCTGGTGATCATCGGCACCGGCTCCGGCAACTCCGTGCTCGACCCGCGGTTCGCCGGCTGGAAGACCGCGATCGTGGAGAAGGGCACCTTCGGCGGCACCTGCCTGAACGTCGGCTGCATCCCGACCAAGATGTTCGTCTACCCGGCCGACCTGGCCGCGGCCGTGCCCGCCGGGGCGAAGCTCGGCGTGGACCTGGAGCTGGCCGGGGTGCGCTGGCGCGAGATCCGCGACCGCATCTTCGGCCGGATCGATCCGATCGCCGCGGGCGGCAGGCAGTACCGCATCGAGCACGAGGACAACCGCAACGTCACCGTCTACGAGGGCGAAGGCCGGTTCACCGGGATGAAGCAGCTCGAAGTGAGCCTTCCCGGTGGTCGCACGGAAACGCTGACCGCGGACCGGTTCGTGCTCGCCGCCGGTGGCCGCCCGCTGATCCCGGACATTCCCGGCCTCGCCGACAGCGGTTACCACACTTCGGACACCGTGATGCGGATCGACGAGCTGCCGGAGCGGCTGGTGATCCTCGGCAGCGGGTTCATCGCCGCCGAGTTCGCGCACGTGTTCTCCTCGTTCGGCGTCGACGTCACGGTGATCGCCCGGTCCGGCGCGTTGCTGCGCGCGGAGGACGAGGCGGTGAGCAAGCGGTTCACCGAACTCGCCGTGGAAAAGTACGACGTCCGGCTGAACCGCCGGACCACCAAGGTGCGCCGCACCGAAACCGGCGTCTCGCTGGACCTCGAAGGGCCCGACGGCACCGAGACCATCGAGGCGGGCCTGCTGCTGGTGGCCACCGGCAGGCGGCCGAACTCGGACGTGCTGAACGTGGCCGCCACCGGGGTGTCCACTAAGGACAGCGGACACGTCGAAGTGGACGAGTACCAGCGCACCGCGGTCGACGGGATCTACGCGCTGGGCGACATCTCCTCGGCGTACGAACTGAAGCACGTGGCGAACCACGAGCAGCGCGTGGTGCAGCACAACCTGCTCCACCCCGACTCCCCCGTCGCGGCGGACCACCGGTTCGTGCCGCACGCGGTGTTCAGCGCGCCGCAGATCGCTTCGGTGGGCTTGACCGAGGCGCAGGCGAAGGCAAAGGGCGTGAACTACGTGACCTACACCCAGGACTACGCGGGCATCGCGTACGGCTGGGCGATGGAGGACACCACCGGGTTCGCGAAGCTGCTCGCCGACCCGGCCACCGGGCAGCTGCTCGGCGCGCACATCATCGGCCCGCAGGCGGGCAGCCTGATCCAGCCGGTGATCCAGGCGATGAGCTTCGGCCTGGACGCGCGGCAGATGGCGCGCGGGCAGTACTGGATCCACCCGGCGATGCCGGAGCTGATCGAGAACGCGCTGCTGAACCTGCCGCTGGACTAG
- a CDS encoding M15 family metallopeptidase — MRPTAPAAVLAVLLLLLSACGAEPPPAPSPAPPTTTTAQPTATRSSEPPAPTWRVGARPLPLRADGFGEVLPTPPELADRHLPTADLLPPPATDDYASTVEAVPGEVLARSTWQPGCPVGADQLRYLTMSFWGFDGRVHTGEMLVNASVAQPVTEAFGALFAAKFPIEEMRVTRADELDAPPTGDGNNTGSFVCRPVRGQSGWSAHASGLAVDVNPFCNPYLKGDLVLPELASAYTDRADQRPGMILPGGVAERAFRAIGWTWGGTWDSPKDLMHFSATGG, encoded by the coding sequence GTGCGACCAACGGCCCCGGCAGCGGTGCTCGCCGTGCTGCTCCTCCTGCTCTCCGCGTGTGGCGCGGAGCCCCCACCAGCACCTTCTCCGGCACCGCCGACCACAACGACGGCTCAGCCGACCGCTACCCGATCGAGTGAGCCGCCGGCCCCCACGTGGCGGGTCGGCGCCCGGCCGCTGCCGTTGCGCGCGGACGGCTTCGGTGAGGTCCTGCCGACGCCACCCGAACTGGCCGACCGCCACCTCCCCACCGCCGACCTGCTGCCCCCGCCCGCGACCGACGACTACGCCTCGACCGTCGAGGCGGTGCCGGGTGAGGTGCTCGCGCGGAGCACCTGGCAGCCCGGCTGCCCGGTCGGCGCGGACCAGCTGCGGTACCTGACCATGTCCTTCTGGGGCTTCGACGGACGAGTGCACACCGGCGAGATGCTGGTGAACGCCTCGGTCGCGCAGCCGGTCACCGAGGCGTTCGGCGCGTTGTTCGCGGCGAAGTTCCCGATCGAGGAGATGCGCGTCACCAGGGCGGACGAACTGGACGCCCCGCCGACCGGTGACGGCAACAACACCGGCTCCTTCGTCTGCCGCCCGGTGCGCGGCCAGAGCGGCTGGTCGGCACACGCCTCGGGACTGGCGGTGGACGTCAACCCGTTCTGCAACCCCTACCTCAAGGGCGACCTGGTGCTGCCGGAACTGGCCTCGGCCTACACCGACCGCGCCGACCAGCGGCCGGGCATGATCCTGCCCGGCGGCGTGGCCGAGCGCGCGTTCCGGGCGATCGGCTGGACCTGGGGCGGCACCTGGGACTCCCCGAAGGATCTGATGCACTTCTCCGCCACCGGCGGCTGA
- a CDS encoding FadR/GntR family transcriptional regulator yields the protein MPLATTRRTGLVDQVIGQLREAVTAGEWPVGERIPPESELVAALGVGRNTVREAVRALSHSGLLEVRQGDGTYVRATSEVSGAVRRLCGSELREVLQVRRTLEVEGARLAATERTEAELANLTELLRVRDAALADKQFSEFVRTDASFHLAVVQCGHNNLLTELYRGLSEVVTASVEATKHADNVSHTGLLEAIAAGDPERAVAEASGFLDDLLRGIE from the coding sequence GTGCCGTTGGCCACCACCCGCCGGACGGGGCTCGTCGACCAGGTGATCGGGCAGCTTCGTGAAGCCGTGACCGCGGGCGAATGGCCGGTGGGCGAGCGGATTCCGCCGGAGAGCGAGCTGGTGGCAGCGCTCGGTGTCGGCCGCAACACGGTGCGTGAGGCCGTTCGGGCGTTGTCCCACAGCGGTTTGCTGGAAGTGCGGCAGGGCGACGGCACCTACGTCCGCGCCACCAGCGAGGTTTCCGGGGCGGTCCGCCGGTTGTGCGGGTCCGAACTCCGCGAGGTGCTGCAGGTCCGGCGCACGCTCGAAGTCGAAGGCGCGCGGCTGGCCGCCACCGAGCGCACGGAAGCCGAACTGGCCAACCTCACCGAACTGCTCCGCGTGCGCGACGCGGCGCTGGCGGACAAGCAGTTCAGCGAGTTCGTCCGGACGGACGCCAGCTTCCACCTCGCCGTTGTCCAATGTGGACACAACAACCTGCTGACCGAGCTGTACCGCGGGCTGAGCGAAGTGGTCACCGCTTCGGTCGAGGCGACCAAGCACGCGGACAACGTCTCGCACACCGGCCTGCTGGAAGCCATCGCCGCCGGTGACCCCGAGCGCGCCGTCGCCGAAGCCAGCGGCTTCCTCGACGACCTGCTCAGGGGGATCGAGTAG
- a CDS encoding SDR family oxidoreductase: MIVVTGATGNIGRPLTRALAEAGEQVTAVSRHAAAVPDGVRHVVADLAGPDGLAPALAGAKALFLLLSGDLHAVGANPAGLIEQAAAAGVRRVVLLSTQGVVTRPHGRTRIAMRALEDGLRESGLDWAILRPGGFASNALWWAESVRTRQVVAAPYGDIGTPIIDPADIAEVAAACLLDDRHLGGAYELTGPEVITPRQQTAAIAAALGTPVRFDELTREEAKAAMVQSMPPELADDTLDILGSPSPAEVRVSPDVQRVLGRAPRPFTDWADRHIDAFR; encoded by the coding sequence ATGATCGTGGTGACCGGGGCGACCGGAAACATCGGACGGCCGTTGACGCGGGCGCTGGCCGAGGCGGGCGAGCAGGTGACGGCGGTTTCGCGGCACGCGGCGGCGGTGCCGGACGGCGTGCGGCACGTGGTGGCCGATCTGGCCGGGCCGGACGGCCTGGCGCCCGCGCTGGCCGGGGCGAAGGCGTTGTTCCTGCTGCTGTCCGGTGACCTGCACGCCGTTGGCGCGAATCCGGCCGGCCTCATCGAGCAGGCGGCAGCCGCCGGTGTCCGCCGTGTTGTCCTGCTCTCCACGCAGGGTGTGGTGACCAGACCACACGGCCGGACGCGGATCGCGATGCGCGCGCTGGAGGACGGACTGCGGGAATCCGGGCTGGACTGGGCCATCCTGCGGCCGGGCGGGTTCGCCTCGAACGCGTTGTGGTGGGCCGAATCCGTTCGCACGCGGCAGGTCGTCGCCGCGCCCTACGGTGACATCGGCACACCGATCATCGACCCGGCGGACATCGCCGAGGTCGCCGCGGCCTGCCTGCTGGACGACCGGCACCTCGGTGGCGCGTACGAGCTGACCGGCCCGGAGGTGATCACGCCGCGCCAGCAGACGGCAGCCATCGCCGCGGCACTGGGCACGCCCGTGCGGTTCGACGAACTCACCCGGGAAGAGGCCAAGGCCGCCATGGTCCAGAGCATGCCGCCGGAACTGGCCGATGACACCCTGGACATCCTCGGCTCCCCGAGCCCTGCCGAAGTCCGCGTCAGCCCGGACGTCCAGCGAGTGCTCGGCCGCGCCCCGCGCCCCTTCACCGACTGGGCCGACCGCCACATCGACGCCTTCCGCTGA
- a CDS encoding MFS transporter codes for MAETESPPRRKIVKIVGASLVGTTIEWYDFFLFASAATLVFNKLFFPGSDPLTGTLFALGSYAIGFVARPLGGLVFGHYGDKIGRKKLLVLSLLLMGGATFAMGLLPTYATIGVAAPILLTVLRLVQGFALGGEWGGAVLIVSEHGDPARRGFWASWPQAGAPGGNLLATAVLAILASVQTDAAFESWGWRIPFLLSGLLVAIGLWIRLSVEESPVFVEAAKKAGGKVEKAPIVTVLKHSWREVLIAMGARFAENVSYYILTAFILVYITVGLEMPKGVGLNAVLIGSAVHFVTIPVWGALSDRFGRRAVYLFGAGAMLVWSFVFFAMLDTKSFGVMVLATTVGLVLHGAMYGPQAAFFSELFGTRVRYSGASIGYQLASILAGGLAPLIATAMLRDFGGSLPVSIYVAATCVLTIVAVYLAKETKGSSLSDDEAARPVREDRAPVTP; via the coding sequence ATGGCTGAAACCGAGTCCCCGCCGCGCCGCAAGATCGTCAAGATCGTCGGCGCCAGCCTGGTCGGGACGACCATCGAGTGGTACGACTTCTTCCTCTTCGCCTCGGCCGCGACCCTGGTGTTCAACAAGCTGTTCTTCCCCGGCTCGGACCCGCTGACCGGCACGCTGTTCGCGCTGGGCAGCTACGCCATCGGCTTTGTCGCGCGGCCGCTGGGCGGGCTGGTGTTCGGCCACTACGGCGACAAGATCGGCCGCAAGAAGCTGCTGGTGCTGAGCCTGCTGCTGATGGGCGGCGCCACCTTCGCGATGGGCCTGCTGCCCACCTACGCCACCATCGGCGTGGCCGCGCCGATCCTGCTCACCGTGCTGCGGCTGGTGCAGGGCTTCGCGCTCGGCGGGGAGTGGGGCGGGGCGGTGCTGATCGTCTCCGAGCACGGTGACCCGGCCAGGCGCGGGTTCTGGGCGTCCTGGCCGCAGGCCGGCGCGCCCGGCGGCAACCTGCTCGCCACCGCCGTGCTGGCGATTCTCGCTTCCGTGCAGACCGACGCCGCGTTCGAGTCGTGGGGCTGGCGGATCCCGTTCCTGCTGTCCGGCCTGCTGGTGGCGATCGGGCTGTGGATCCGGCTGTCGGTCGAGGAGTCGCCGGTTTTTGTCGAGGCCGCGAAGAAGGCGGGCGGCAAGGTGGAGAAGGCGCCGATCGTGACCGTGCTCAAGCACAGCTGGCGCGAGGTGCTGATCGCGATGGGCGCGCGCTTCGCGGAGAACGTCTCCTACTACATCCTGACCGCGTTCATCCTGGTCTACATCACCGTCGGGCTGGAGATGCCGAAGGGCGTCGGGCTGAACGCGGTGCTGATCGGCTCGGCGGTGCACTTCGTCACGATCCCGGTGTGGGGCGCGCTGTCCGACCGGTTCGGCCGCCGCGCGGTGTACCTGTTCGGCGCGGGCGCGATGCTGGTCTGGTCGTTCGTCTTCTTCGCCATGCTGGACACCAAGTCGTTCGGCGTGATGGTGCTGGCGACCACCGTCGGCCTGGTGCTGCACGGCGCGATGTACGGGCCGCAGGCGGCGTTCTTCTCCGAGTTGTTCGGCACGCGGGTCCGGTACTCGGGTGCGTCGATCGGCTACCAGCTGGCCTCGATCCTGGCCGGTGGCCTGGCCCCGCTGATCGCCACCGCGATGCTGCGTGACTTCGGCGGCAGCCTGCCGGTGTCGATCTACGTCGCGGCCACCTGCGTGCTCACCATCGTCGCGGTCTACCTGGCCAAGGAGACCAAGGGCAGCTCGCTGAGCGACGACGAGGCGGCGCGACCGGTACGCGAGGACCGCGCACCGGTGACACCATGA
- a CDS encoding helix-turn-helix domain-containing protein codes for MSAELLDLIAAGASAQELAAAGADPRATEAALRIHATLAGHTRREAELAALFDTASDLARLRDTDAVLQSIVHRARMLLRADVSYLSMNRPGTGGTYMRVTDGCTSALFKALRLGMGEGLGGLVAQTARPYATADYPTDPRFRHTGPIDEAVRDEGLIAIIGVPLALGDEVIGVLYASDRRTRRFSPSEVALLSSLADHAAIAIDNARLIETIQEHHATIARAQEAHDRLTALVLGGSGVREVAEAVAGVLDGGITVHDSTGAELGRSGTPAGPPSADTVAASQVSGRAVAENGVWTCAVLAGPELLGSITLTGRADLADADRRLFERASVVTALLLLLRRSTAEAEDRVRGELVADLLTAPDRDPEALIDRARRVGVDLGAGHVVLVLQSDACSRGRLAAAVAGHAALAGLHAEQVVAFVPPKEAAADPGKLASMLAGPAGGPVTVAAAGPAAGPAGLAAAHAEAARCLRAMLALGREGDGATAAELGFVGVLLGDRADTAGFVRSVLGPVLDYDARRGTELVKTLECYFAAGGNLARAKDSLHVHVNTVAQRLDRIAALLGPDWSSPAGALELQLALRLHRIAGAGGDPMR; via the coding sequence ATGAGCGCGGAGCTGCTGGACCTGATCGCCGCCGGGGCGAGCGCGCAGGAACTGGCGGCGGCGGGCGCGGATCCGCGGGCCACCGAGGCGGCCCTGCGGATCCACGCCACGCTCGCCGGGCACACCCGGCGCGAGGCTGAGCTGGCGGCGTTGTTCGACACCGCCAGCGACCTCGCCCGGCTGCGTGACACCGACGCGGTGCTCCAGTCGATCGTGCACCGGGCGCGGATGCTGCTGCGGGCGGACGTTTCGTACCTGAGCATGAACCGCCCCGGCACCGGCGGCACGTACATGAGGGTGACCGACGGCTGCACTTCGGCGTTGTTCAAGGCGCTGCGGCTGGGCATGGGCGAGGGCCTCGGCGGGCTGGTCGCGCAGACCGCGCGGCCGTACGCCACCGCCGACTACCCGACCGATCCGCGGTTCCGGCACACCGGGCCGATCGACGAAGCGGTGCGTGACGAAGGGCTGATCGCGATCATCGGCGTGCCGCTGGCGCTCGGCGACGAGGTGATCGGCGTGCTCTACGCCTCCGACCGCCGCACCCGGCGGTTCTCGCCGTCCGAGGTGGCGCTGCTGTCGTCGCTGGCCGACCACGCCGCCATCGCGATCGACAACGCGCGGCTGATCGAGACCATCCAGGAACACCACGCGACGATCGCGCGGGCGCAGGAGGCACACGACCGGCTGACCGCGCTGGTGCTCGGTGGCAGCGGGGTGCGCGAGGTCGCCGAAGCGGTGGCCGGGGTGCTGGACGGCGGGATCACCGTGCACGACTCGACGGGTGCCGAACTCGGCCGGTCCGGCACGCCAGCCGGGCCGCCGTCCGCGGACACCGTCGCCGCGTCGCAGGTGAGCGGGCGCGCGGTGGCCGAGAACGGCGTGTGGACCTGTGCCGTGCTCGCCGGTCCCGAGCTGCTCGGCAGCATCACGCTCACCGGGCGCGCGGACCTGGCCGACGCCGACCGGCGGTTGTTCGAGCGGGCCAGCGTGGTGACCGCGCTTCTGCTGCTGTTGCGCCGGTCCACCGCGGAGGCCGAGGACCGGGTGCGGGGCGAGCTGGTCGCCGATCTGCTCACCGCGCCCGACCGCGATCCGGAGGCGTTGATCGACCGGGCGAGGCGCGTCGGGGTGGATCTCGGGGCTGGGCACGTGGTGCTGGTATTGCAGTCCGACGCGTGTTCACGCGGCAGGCTGGCGGCGGCGGTCGCCGGGCACGCGGCGCTGGCCGGGTTGCACGCGGAACAGGTGGTCGCGTTCGTGCCGCCGAAGGAGGCCGCCGCCGATCCCGGCAAGCTGGCGTCGATGCTGGCCGGGCCCGCCGGTGGACCGGTGACGGTGGCCGCCGCCGGACCGGCCGCCGGTCCCGCCGGGCTGGCCGCCGCGCACGCGGAAGCCGCGCGCTGCCTGCGCGCGATGCTCGCGCTCGGGCGTGAAGGCGACGGCGCCACGGCGGCGGAACTCGGTTTTGTCGGGGTCCTGCTGGGAGATCGGGCCGACACCGCCGGTTTTGTGCGGTCGGTGCTCGGGCCCGTGCTCGACTACGACGCCCGGCGGGGCACGGAACTGGTGAAAACGCTGGAGTGCTACTTCGCCGCGGGCGGAAACCTCGCGCGGGCCAAGGATTCGCTGCACGTCCACGTGAACACGGTGGCGCAGCGGCTGGACCGGATCGCCGCACTGCTCGGCCCGGACTGGTCGTCACCGGCGGGCGCGCTGGAGTTGCAGCTGGCGTTGCGGCTGCACCGGATCGCCGGGGCCGGCGGCGATCCGATGCGGTGA
- a CDS encoding GNAT family N-acetyltransferase has translation MLRVVTGDRLSAGDLYAILKLRVDVFVVEQECPYPELDGRDLVPGTRHLWLDGASGVESYLRVLDEPGGGFRIGRVVTAADARGKGLAAQLMTAALESISDAPAVLDAQTYAKGFYAKFGFEPAGDEFLEDGIPHITMRRG, from the coding sequence ATGCTCCGGGTGGTGACCGGCGACCGGCTGTCCGCCGGTGATCTCTACGCGATCCTCAAGCTGCGCGTGGACGTTTTTGTCGTCGAGCAGGAGTGCCCGTACCCCGAACTGGACGGCCGGGACCTGGTGCCGGGCACGCGGCACCTGTGGCTGGACGGCGCGTCGGGGGTGGAGTCCTACCTGCGCGTGCTGGACGAGCCGGGTGGCGGGTTCCGCATCGGCCGGGTGGTCACCGCGGCCGACGCGCGCGGGAAGGGCTTGGCCGCCCAGCTGATGACGGCCGCCCTGGAGTCCATTTCGGACGCTCCAGCGGTGCTGGACGCGCAGACCTACGCGAAGGGCTTCTACGCCAAGTTCGGCTTCGAACCGGCCGGGGACGAGTTCCTGGAAGACGGCATCCCGCACATCACCATGCGCCGCGGCTAG
- a CDS encoding S1 family peptidase: protein MPNKSRRRGVLTAAAAVVAGAVALVPAAEATNTQPYIVGGTEASIADHPYAVYLTDRDGHQFCGGVLISRTGVLTAAHCAQAMKRQQLRVVAGRQDQRTSAGVVSEVEKVWVSPQFKDPTTGNDVAVLTLEEEMPYRPAKLPDASDAELYREGTKARVLGWGRTSDGGPRSDYLRGALVPVVSDEGCKASFSSYDKSTMLCAGYPDGGVDACQGDSGGPLLVGDTVIGIVSWGEGCARPDRPGVYARVAAFTTDVRSQG, encoded by the coding sequence ATGCCGAACAAGTCCCGCCGCCGCGGGGTGCTGACGGCGGCCGCCGCGGTGGTGGCCGGGGCAGTCGCCCTGGTGCCAGCAGCGGAGGCCACGAACACCCAGCCGTACATCGTCGGCGGGACGGAAGCCTCCATCGCGGACCATCCGTACGCGGTCTACCTCACCGACCGCGACGGCCACCAGTTCTGCGGTGGTGTGCTGATCTCGCGCACCGGGGTGCTGACAGCGGCGCACTGCGCGCAGGCGATGAAGCGCCAGCAGCTGCGCGTGGTCGCGGGCCGCCAGGACCAGCGCACCAGCGCCGGGGTGGTCAGCGAGGTGGAGAAGGTGTGGGTGTCGCCGCAGTTCAAGGACCCGACCACCGGCAACGACGTCGCCGTGCTCACCCTCGAAGAGGAAATGCCGTACCGCCCGGCGAAACTGCCGGACGCGAGCGACGCCGAGCTCTACCGCGAAGGCACCAAGGCCAGGGTGCTCGGCTGGGGCCGCACCTCCGACGGCGGGCCGCGCTCGGACTACCTGCGTGGCGCGCTGGTGCCGGTGGTTTCCGACGAGGGCTGCAAGGCCAGCTTCAGCAGCTACGACAAGTCGACCATGCTCTGCGCGGGGTATCCCGACGGCGGGGTCGATGCCTGCCAGGGCGACTCCGGTGGCCCGCTGCTGGTCGGCGACACGGTGATCGGCATCGTCTCGTGGGGTGAGGGCTGCGCCCGCCCGGACCGGCCCGGTGTCTACGCGCGGGTCGCGGCGTTCACCACGGACGTGCGCTCGCAGGGCTGA